GCTTAACTTGAAAtaatttgcacatttttctgtgcttctcatttttctccttcacatGTGGAATGTATAAACATATGAGGACGTGCGGGAAGAACAACATCAGCGTGAAGCATATGTAAGGCAATATAGTGGAGACATACTGATAGGTGTACTCCTCCTTTGTTAACCTTCTTTTATCGATGAGGAAGGACGAAGGGTCTTCGTTCGGCTCGTACCTTTGGATGTTATAATAGTATAGCGGTTCCACATTGTACTGTTTTAGCAATTGGGTTGTTGTGCAGCTCGTTTTAACTGACCCATGCTGAGTGGACATCCCCAAGGAGCTGTGCTTCTCTCGATCAACTCCCCTGATGTCTATAAAaagctcctttttattttgtcccctatttaatttcattttgtgaaaatcttcttcaaaaaagtaCATATCAAATTCGGTGAgcaaatttccctttttcatcaTCTGCATAAAATGAGACAAGGTGGAAAAGCTCGTTGGTTTAAAGAGGATCCTTTCAtacaataaattttgtttctccttcaGACGGGTGAAGGTACCCATTTTATCCATAATGACTGTGGGgagttcatcattttgtaaaatttcgAGCAACTCTTTTGTTGATGTGTCTGTTTTTGCCTGACCTGTGCAGGcgattttttccatcacaTTGTTGTGGCTGAACTCTTGGATGGAAACAAACAGGTACTTTTTTCTCTGCAGCCTCTGCTTAAGCACACTCCTGAGGAGGTTGTGTGCGAGGGATCTGCTCAGCGGGGGGATCTTCCTCATCGGTGGGATCTTCATCAGCGGTGGGATCTCCCTCAGCGGTGGGATCTTCCTCATCGGGGGGATCTTCATCATCGGTGGGATCTTCCTCATCGGTGGGATCTCCCTCAGCGGTGGCATCTTCCTCAGCGGTGGCATCTTCCTCATCGGGGGGATGGGGTtcactcttttttctttttaatttctcgCGTGGTGGGAAAACAGGAGAGATATATCCTACCGTTCTGGGTTGGCCCCCCCCCGTTGGAATTGTTATCGTTGCTCCTCTGCGGCGAGGGGAGCTCGAAAGGGGGGATCTCTCAACTGGGCGCCTTCAACATAATGCAGCCCCTGTGCGGCTTTTCCTCCGCCTGTTTACCCTCCAAGCCGAACAGCAGGGAGGCGGCACCCGTTCGGAGTGCAGTCCACAAAGAGTCAACATACAAaggcatataatatatgccCTGGTGCGGGGGGCATATGACAAACATGCTATTATGCTCTTTATCTATTTGAGTTTATTCGATGTTACGCATCTGTTCATGTGTCACTCGGTAGGGATGGGACAGACGTCTCCATTGGTCAGTTCTTTGCCGGAGAGGGGTGGGGCAACGAATCTACAAGAGGGGAATGCCGCACGAGAGATGCAGCGTGGTGGGTTGTTACTTTGACACAGGGGTACtattcatttgggggggttctcaccaaaaaaaaaaaaagaaagcttATTTAAAGCAGCGGAGGCACTTAATTGGAGAACGCGACGTTTAAAAGGAGGCCCCCACGTTTAGTTTAAGTGGCGGAGGTGGCATTTTCCCCGGAGGTGAAACCCCCCCTTGAGGTGCAGCAACATATGGATACTACTTACGCAGTGTACGTGGGCACTCCCCGGGGAGTAAGCACGGATGAAGCTCCTTCCAACGGTGTTAAGTCAGAAGGGAGGTCTGCGCGTTGGTCACTCGTTTGACTCACATATTCCTGTTtgtttgcacttttttgtgGCCCCCACTTAAACCGATTTAGTCGCCTTACGggattgttttattttttttattccattatatatatattttttttttttttttttttttttttcccacatgTAATCGCGCAACTGCTGAGAATGCCATCGAACAGTTGCTCATAATTGTACGTTCCCATTTGTGgattcttttccttttttttttttttttttgttttattcccAACGGAAGAGTTCCCACTCAGGGGCGGCAACAAGGCATAATAAAAACTGGGCCGCTAGTGGACTGCTATCCTTTTTTGGAGGAGTTGGGGGACATACATACACAATGCAGAGTAAATAGGGCGTCCAGCTTAGCTGATTGATCTCCAGAAAACGCGGAGAGGAAACGCCCTCCAAACGCTTGCTAATATTATTTACGTGTATGTTTTGTTTTACCTTCCCAACGCCCTCCCCCGTTTGGAGCAGCGTGTGCGTGGTGGGAAGCGTCCAACCATTTCGCCTCACCCACATgccaaaattgtaaaattgaaaaatgatgaagaataTGGTTAGTtacccaaaggggggggacaGACTTCACCacaagaaggaagaagaacgagGGAGAGACAGTAGTGAGAGACACCCCTGGGGAAGAAGCCAATCCGCTCGGAAGAGgcataatgaaaaatgctaTACGTACAGGGGAACATGTGTCAATCAAAGGAAGGGCATTGATCGGGCGGAGGAGATGAATCAGGAACGTTTGCTATTGAGTGTGTTGAGCGCTGGGGGGGAATGCGTTGCAggcagggaagaaaaaggagcagaTAAAGGAgcagaggggggaagcactGTGCCAGCCCCCCATCACGATGGCACTTCACCTTTGCACACACACCCTAATGGAGAAGACAGCGACACACACAGGTGCCCCACTCCGGATAGGTGCCGCCCTCCACACGGGTATCCCCCTCCACACAGGTGTCCCACTTCAGATAGGTGCCGCCCACCACACGGATGTCCCACTCGcaaagacaaaaaagaaaatgcagaaaCGGAGCAACAAAGCATTCAAACGTATTACGACCTGTACAACCTTATCAAGTATCACAACATAGATAGAGGCCGAAGGAGGAATGAactaattcatttttgcaaagaggtaaaattaaagaaggCGTCCAAGGGAGACCGACACAATGGTGATATGATGAATGGAGAGCAAAGTAGGAGAGAAATTCACTCTCCGTTTAGACATCATCGAGTGGATCATCGAAACGGTGAAAAGGAAGACCCATTGGAAAATATCTTAAGCCTCGAATGGAAGGACGACGACTCTTCGAACTACATCCTCCAGTGTTGCAATGATCAGTTACTGAACAAGCAAGTAAAAATACACCACACGGATTTCATCGAAATCGAGGACATATTTGATGAGAGAAAATTaagttatgtaaaaaataaaaaattttgtttttacaatAATGGGGAAATGAATAAGTTATGCAGAGTCAAGCAGGGGAGGAAGGTGGACTCTCGGCGGACCACGCAAGGGAGTCATGTGAACTGTGGAAATAGAGCGCAGGTGAAGAGTCTCAACAGTGTagaggtggaggaggaagaagcgcgAGAGGGTAGTCCGCCCCACCGAAATGGGAAACTCGACCAGGGGGAACCCAACCAGGGGAGCATCACAGGGGAGAGCCCCATCGGGGACCCCCTCCTGGAGGACTCGCATGAACGGAGAGGTGATCGCTTTGCGGAGGTGCAAATGGAAGACATAGACCTGCCGGATGGCCTCGGGGGGCCGAGTAAAGTAACTCCTTCCCACGGTTGGAAAGAACCCACCCCGGGAGGAAAGAACACAAATGAGCGGATCGACCAGATCGACCAGACCGACCAGACCGACGCGATCTACCCGATCGACCCGGTCGACCCGGTCGAGGTGGACATTGACAGAGAGTTCTCCTTTGGCGAAGGGGATGACGAGTTTGAAAATGAACAGGGAAGTAGGCCCCCCAATGTGGAGGGCGATGCGAACGAGGAGGATAGCTTCCTGTCCGATCTCTGCTTGGGGGAAAACGACgatacaaaagggggagatgCAGACCAGGGTGAAGAAGCGGATCGGGGTGAAGACGCAGATCagggtgaagaagcgaaTCGGGGTGAAGACGCAGATCAGGGTGAGGAAGCGGGAGAGGGCTACGACATCGACTGCGAGTTCGAAGACGTGGAAGTGAAGGAGGCGCTTGACGGAGGGCAAGATGCGGACAGCTTGATGAGTTTGTTGGCGGAGGAGATGGTGGTGGGGAGCGAAGCCccaggagggggagaggTGGAATTTGAAGGGGATGGTCTGATAGGGGAGTTTGAAGGGGATGGATTGGCGGAAGAGTTTGAAGAGGGTGGATTGGCGGAAGAGTTTGAAGAGGGTGGATTGGCGGAAGAGTTTGAAGAGGGTGGATTGGCGGAAGAGTTTGAAGAGGGTGGATTGGCGGAAGAGTTTGAAGAGGGTGGATTGACGGGAGAGCTTCAAGGGGATGATCTGATTGGAGAGCTTCAAGGGGATGCGTCACCAGGGGAGGGCGCAGAGTCAAAGTTGAATCACCACGATTGCGACTCGGGGAGTGCTGCAAAAGTAAGCGACCTGTTTGACGACATAGAGGCGGAGGAAATCGGGGCGGATGCAGAAAGGGAGGAGGACTCGCTGTTACGCGAGCTGGACGGAGTGGAGCATGGGGAGGAGGACTGGCTATTGCGCGAGCTGGACGGAGTGGAGCATGGGGAGGAGGACTCGCTATTGCGCGAGCTGGACGGAGTGGACCatggggaggaagacgaCGAAACGGAGAAGCATGATGAGGCCGCATCGTGGCAAGCTTCATCGTGGCAGGCCCCATCGAGGCAGGGGCAGCAGGACGGAGAGGAAGACGCCCCCCTGCACATGAACGTGGAACAAGACTTTATCAAGGACCTGGGACTAACCAAGGAAAGAGAAAACGTCACGTACAACGTGATGATGTACCCATATGAGCATCTAGCGGGTGGAGTGAATGGAATGAACTACGCAGGGGTGCAGCAGAACGTCTCTTCttggaaaaacaaatcgaaAGGGGAGAGTTAcgacttttttaaaaatatataccgCGATTATTTTAATCAGTCGTGTCAGGCGCACCAGTCGTATCAGCCGAATCGGCCGCACCAGTCGTATCAGCCGGGTGACGAGGAGCTGCACCTCTTCGGTGCAGACATCACGAAGAACGCCTACCTCTACATGCTTGAAAATTACGCCAACATGTACAAATATAGCCACGTGAATGTCTTGTCCCCCCTGAGTTGTAAAGACTACACGGATTACGTTTTTAAGGATAGACGAATGGAGAGTGAGTTAATATATGATGAGCAGATTATCGACGAAGTTTTTAGAATCCATGAAGGGGGTCGTGAGGAAATGTCCAAGTGGGGGGGGACAACACTTCGTCACGGTACAGGTCTAGCTACACATGTCGAACGGTCCATTTAtagaaagggaaaggaattCGAATTCGACATCCAACGTGACTTCATCATAAGGGGAGTGACGGGACCTACCAACCAAGAGAGCAGTGGGTACCCCTCGGCAATGCTGCCAAATGGCACTCACAGAGAAGGCATGATGATGCAACTCTACAAACGAAACCACAGCAACGACCATGGGTACACCTCCTTCATGAGGAAGACGAACGAAATGTTTTACCTGCACATGGGGAGACACCCGTTTGGTTGGAACTGCGCAGGTGCTGAGGCAGGTCCTCTAGCTGGTCCTGTAGCTGCCCCTCTAGCTGGTCCTGTAGCTTCCCCTCTAGCTGCTCCCCTAGCTGCTCCCTCTCCTGGGCCCCACATCTGCCTTGACAATTTCACCAGCGTATGGGATCACTTGCTTTCGAAGAGGAAGCACTtggaaggaagagaaaaaaactgcatcttacaagaaataaataaaaagctaGCTAGCCAAATACAAAGGAACGAACAAATTGCATatcttttgaaaaattattttctgagGAAACCCCCTACGTCGGATATGTTGCTCAGCTCACTCATTTGTTCACCTGATGAGTTTAAGCACGTGTTCAATCAGCAGTACgacttctcccttttggagaCTCCCGCGAATGATACCTCGGAGGGGCAGAATATTACGTCCGTCTCTCTTAATCACATTGGTGGTGCGTTGTACCCCCTTGTGCAGAAGAGGCAGACGATTGACTCGCTGGATGCCCCCTTCGGACTGACCACCTTCACCACAACACATCCACCAACTAATTTAAGTGAACAGACCAACATCTTCATCCAAAATAAGGAACGCAGACTTGAGTGCATAGAAACCATTTTgagtaaaagtaaaaacattttttttttcactaatCTGAAGCTAGACAGCTGTTACAGGAAGAGGAACCCCCACGAAATAGAGAGTCAGCGGGTCTCCCTCAGCACtgtgtatgtacacacacgtaTGGCCAATgcctatttttataattacgAGTTATCGAACAAGAAGGGGGTGATCGCTTTTTCTCGCTTCCACAAATTGGATTTTAGGACATCCATCGGGAGACACTCCTTTGTCGACCCTAGGGAGGACGAGCAGTTGGAGCAGTTGGGGCAGTCGGGGCAGTTGCAGCAGCCGGGGAAGTTGTTCCAACCGAATCAGCTGGAACAACCGGAGGGGGTGAAGCTGGGCGCGCTCAGGTGGAACTTCCTCAGGGCGGCCATACGCAGGGGAGGCGTTCTAGGAGACGCCTTTTTTGACTCACCAAGTAGGGAATCGGCGGAGGAAGTGACCCCCGGGGTAGAAGTGCCCCGCGCGGTAGAAGTGGCCCCCGGGGTAGAAGTAACCCCCGCGGTTGAAGTGGCCGGCGCGGTTGAAGTGGTGGCCCCCGCGGTTGAGGTGGCCGGGCGCCAGACCGGCGCCAAGCTGACGCTGAAGCTGAACACGAAGAGCATACTCCCGCCAAGGAGTCGAAGCCACGCAGAGCAACAACTAGACCTCCTTGCGAACATACTTCAGGATCCGGATTTCAAACTCAGTAGTACCTACAAAATGGATAGATGGGAAGTACAAAACAGTTGCGAAAAATTACCTATGCTTAACtataatgaagaaatgaaaaaggaaaacccggcctttttcttttatgacACCTCATGCTTACATCTGTGTGATGACAGTCCCGTTGTGATTCTTGAATATATTGAGAAAGATCCGATGGTACTTCCCAAAATTGGCATGAACAGTAAACTGAAACACTACTTTATGTgtaggaatgaaaaaaaattgtattctTTTGAGtttaagagaaaaatgaagagagacATGGAACCCTTCGGGGAGATCAACGTCGTGAACCAACCCATAAGCTACTTTGGCGTCACCGTTCGGACGAAGAAGGCGAGTCAGAAGCTCAGTTTCCTCGAGAATGAGCTATTCAAGGCGTTCCTATTCACACCGCCCGTGTACCGCGCGGGAGGAGCGGCAGGCCTGCCAGAGGGGGCGGGAGAGGAGGCGGGAGAAGAGGCGGGAGAAGAGGCTGGCGGAGTGGCGGGGGAAGTGCCTAGCGAAGTGCCTGGCGAAGTGCCTAACCGCGTGGACAACGGTCTTACCGCCAACAGGGGTACCCTACCACCGCCAAACGAAACGGGCGTAGGCAACTCCGCGCAGAACCTTATCCAGGGAAACCTCTTTTACGACACGGACTTCCTCCTCATAAGGAACACGTGTGCAGGTTCTCGAAGCAGAGTTTTTTTGAAGCCACTCCATGTGGATCGCAACTTGTACAAGGCGGTCGCGAAGGAGAAGAGAGAGGCGACCCCGGGGGAGGTGCCCCCCATAAGCAGATGCGCTGGTGATGGTTACAGCGGCTGGGGGGGGGCCGAAGAAGGGATTCCGGGGCGCCCGCCCGTAGGGGAGGAGGGTGAAGAGGAAGGAGCGGCACATGGAGATGCTCTCCACAACGCAGGCGAAGCGGTGCTCCGAGACGATGCCAACCAGGGAGACTACTCCGCCTCCCCACCGCCCCACAACTGTGTGTTTTACAACGTGGGCTTCCTCGACTTGCAAGTAGACATGACGAACCCGTCgtttaaaaagtacattaCGGAAAAGAGGAACTATGTTCGAAGCTGGCTCATAAAGTTAATccaaaaatacaaaataaaggatacaaaaaaaattaaagaattgTTAAAGGTAAAATTAAGTAGCTTTATTAACGAAAAGGACATGAACGCTGTTGTTAAGTCCCTCGATTTTAGTGCCCTCTTAAGTAATAACTACCTaaatgaagaacaaaacaaaaatattttcaagctaaaaaatgtatgcacaaTTGAGTGTACATACCACTACCTACAGTTACTCAAGTACGAaggaattaattttaataaaatgacacaagaggaaaataaactCGACAAACTTATTTGCATTCTCAAAATAGAAAGACAGAGAGCGAAACATAATATAgagaatatgaaaaaaaaaatgaaaatgacaTACAAAAGGTACTGTTATAAGAAGGAAGCAAAGACAATCAGTTtccaattaaaaaagaaacagattCAAATTAGAGTAATAAAGAATTACAGCTATGTAGGatcccatttttatgatagACATATGCTGAATTATTTGCTCTATATCAAGTACCTTATTTCTTGTTCCCCTTGGAATATCCTAAAAGATTTCAGCTGTGCACCATCGCAGGTGTCCAAGCAGGGAGACGACGGTGTCGCGGGAGCagagggagggggaggaggaggaggaggagaaggagaaggaggaagaagaagaagaggtgGAAGAGTCGTAGGGGGAAGCGTCGTAGGGGGAAGCGTCGTAGGGGGAAGCGTCGTAGGAGGGAGAGTCGAAGGAGGGAGAGTCGAAGGAGGACGACGAAggcaaagaaggagaaggaaaagactcgaaatgaaaatgaagaagaaagaaaaaaataaaaataaaatgaaggcCAAAATGAAGGCCATAATGAAGACCAAAATGAAGGCCAAAATGGAGGCCAAAATGGAggccaaaatgaagaggaagaggaggaggggcaGAAAGAGAGACAGACCCTTGGAGGATCACCCGTTCACGTCGGACGaacaggaagaggaggaggaggaggaggaagaagaagaagaagaagaagaagaaggagaaggagaagaagaaagagaagaagaagcagaagaagaaggagaagaaggagaggatgAACCCACCAGGGAAGAAGACGTCTCAAGTGAAGGGGACCCATATGGAGACCAAACGAGGGGCAAGAAAAAGACCCAGTCGAGCAGAAGGGAGGATCAGTCGGAGGACTCCACTGTGGAAGGCGCACATCGGGAGGTggacgacgacgatgatgatgagggGCAACAGCCGCAGAAGCGGACGAGGCGACGGCGCAGAGGTGCGGGAAGAAGGAGAGCGCCCGATGAAGACAGCAACAACGATGACcaggaaacagaaaaagaaacgaacGATAATAAGAGAGCCGACTCGggggcaaataaaaaaaaaacgaggaaGAATTATTCATACGCAGCGTACCTGTTTAATCACGTCGTGTGTAACGAGGCCCTCTCgcaaattgaagaaaaatcagATGAGAAAGGCGGCCCCCAGCAGACGAACGATCCGAGGAGGAACGACAAGTCTGCCTCCTCCAACTGGAGAGGGAAGGCCAAGCTGTACACACGAAATGGCAGTGTGCACAGGAGGGAAATGTTCAGGATGGACAGGCAGGACGGAAGGAGGATGGACAGGCAGGACGGAAGGAGGATGGACAGACAGGACGGAAGGAGGATGGACAGACCGGACGGAAAGAGGATGGACAGACCGGACGGAAAGAGGATGGACAAAcggattgaaaaaaagggtactACCCATATGTATGCTGGGAATAGTAAAGGCTATGTGTTTCACGGGAAGGGAAAATACAACTTTAGCTACTTCCACACCAAGAAGAGGTTGGCTGTAGATCGGGATGAGGCAGTCGGTAGGCAGAGGTTTGGAGGGGGGGCTCAGGGTGCACATCGAGCAGGGAGgtacgaagaagaagcggagggAGAGGAGGGCCACACGGGTGATGACATAGAGGGTGAAGAGggtgaagaggaagaagagggcgaagaggaagaagagggcgaagaggaagaagacggCGCAGGGGACGAAGACGACGAAGCGGGCGAAGACGACGCAGGGGACGAACAGGACGATAAGCCCCACTTTGCTAAACGGCGGCGCGCCCGCCGTGAGGGGCACCCACCCGATGGCGGCGGAACAAACCAACTAGCACgtagaagaaaaaggctGATGCCCAGTAAAGTACCTACAACGAGcgaagaaatggagaaaaaaaacaccagaAGTGACAGCACGTTGAGCAACACCCGAATAGTGGAACACCTAACCTCGAGAGATATAGCAAAGACGCTTCTCTCAATCGGATTTAACATGGCCGATCTGAGGAGAATGAGTCGAAGTGATCAAATAAGTAAGCTGAAGACATGTATCCGAAACGGGAGAGTAAAttctcaaaataaaattatctacACCTGCATGGTGAAAAAACTCATAATGGAACAGTTCAAGTATTTGCATGTACCTGTTCATTTGAAGATGAACAATAACATGTTGTATCTGAGTGAGAGGAGAGGGATGACAGACAGGGATCACCTGGGTGGTTCTTCCTTCAATGGCTCCCCGCATGGGTGTCGTAACAACAACCCTTTGGTAAGCGACTCCAAGTGGCTGAGCCAAGTGGAGAATCGATACCCAAACGAAGACTACACAAAGCTGTACATACATAGTAAGAGGAAGCGGGATGAGAAGAATCGAATTAAATTATTGAGGAGCTTTTTTCAATCCCCTTCCAGTGACGCCGAGGAGTATGCCTCcttgttcttctcctcctcctcatcgtcagACACGACTGATAGTTCATCAGATTCCAGCTCAGACGAGAGTTCCCCCCTTGTTGGGGAGGCAACCCCACTAGGGAAGACCAAACAGAAGGATGGGAGCCCCCACGTTGGGGGTAAGCACAAGCGGGGAGGCCGCGGATGGGACGATGAACAAtcggatgaggaggaagagaagaaGCATTTGGAAGTGATAAGGGAAATACAAACGAAGAGAGACAATCTCGAGgatgacaaaaataattataaaatggtGCACTGTCTCAAATGGACGAGGGTGTATGTAGGCAGGAGTGACCACAACGATGGAGTTAGTGGCCACGGCAGTTCACAATTTCAGAGGTTTGAACAAGCCAAAGGAGGATGGGATGAAAAccacaaagggggagagggtACCCTAAACCAGGCAGGTAACCCTTTGCATACGTTTCCTCATCCGGGAAAGACAAAAGAGTCATTAGACAGTGGTAGACGAGGAGATAAGAGAGACCAAGCCATGTTGAAACACCCCGTGAAGGAGATGGAAAATCTGCTCCTGGATGAAAAAGCCAAAGTC
This genomic stretch from Plasmodium cynomolgi strain B DNA, chromosome 14, whole genome shotgun sequence harbors:
- a CDS encoding hypothetical protein (putative), with protein sequence MMKNMVSYPKGGDRLHHKKEEERGRDSNKKENAETEQQSIQTYYDLYNLIKYHNIDRGRRRNELIHFCKEVKLKKASKGDRHNGDMMNGEQSRREIHSPFRHHRVDHRNGEKEDPLENILSLEWKDDDSSNYILQCCNDQLLNKQVKIHHTDFIEIEDIFDERKLSYVKNKKFCFYNNGEMNKLCRVKQGRKVDSRRTTQGSHVNCGNRAQVKSLNSVEVEEEEAREGSPPHRNGKLDQGEPNQGSITGESPIGDPLLEDSHERRGDRFAEVQMEDIDLPDGLGGPSKVTPSHGWKEPTPGGKNTNERIDQIDQTDQTDAIYPIDPVDPVEVDIDREFSFGEGDDEFENEQGSRPPNVEGDANEEDSFLSDLCLGENDDTKGGDADQGEEADRGEDADQGEEANRGEDADQGEEAGEGYDIDCEFEDVEVKEALDGGQDADSLMSLLAEEMVVGSEAPGGGEVEFEGDGLIGEFEGDGLAEEFEEGGLAEEFEEGGLAEEFEEGGLAEEFEEGGLAEEFEEGGLTGELQGDDLIGELQGDASPGEGAESKLNHHDCDSGSAAKVSDLFDDIEAEEIGADAEREEDSLLRELDGVEHGEEDWLLRELDGVEHGEEDSLLRELDGVDHGEEDDETEKHDEAASWQASSWQAPSRQGQQDGEEDAPLHMNVEQDFIKDLGLTKERENVTYNVMMYPYEHLAGGVNGMNYAGVQQNVSSWKNKSKGESYDFFKNIYRDYFNQSCQAHQSYQPNRPHQSYQPGDEELHLFGADITKNAYLYMLENYANMYKYSHVNVLSPLSCKDYTDYVFKDRRMESELIYDEQIIDEVFRIHEGGREEMSKWGGTTLRHGTGLATHVERSIYRKGKEFEFDIQRDFIIRGVTGPTNQESSGYPSAMLPNGTHREGMMMQLYKRNHSNDHGYTSFMRKTNEMFYLHMGRHPFGWNCAGAEAGPLAGPVAAPLAGPVASPLAAPLAAPSPGPHICLDNFTSVWDHLLSKRKHLEGREKNCILQEINKKLASQIQRNEQIAYLLKNYFLRKPPTSDMLLSSLICSPDEFKHVFNQQYDFSLLETPANDTSEGQNITSVSLNHIGGALYPLVQKRQTIDSLDAPFGLTTFTTTHPPTNLSEQTNIFIQNKERRLECIETILSKSKNIFFFTNLKLDSCYRKRNPHEIESQRVSLSTVYVHTRMANAYFYNYELSNKKGVIAFSRFHKLDFRTSIGRHSFVDPREDEQLEQLGQSGQLQQPGKLFQPNQLEQPEGVKLGALRWNFLRAAIRRGGVLGDAFFDSPSRESAEEVTPGVEVPRAVEVAPGVEVTPAVEVAGAVEVVAPAVEVAGRQTGAKLTLKLNTKSILPPRSRSHAEQQLDLLANILQDPDFKLSSTYKMDRWEVQNSCEKLPMLNYNEEMKKENPAFFFYDTSCLHLCDDSPVVILEYIEKDPMVLPKIGMNSKLKHYFMCRNEKKLYSFEFKRKMKRDMEPFGEINVVNQPISYFGVTVRTKKASQKLSFLENELFKAFLFTPPVYRAGGAAGLPEGAGEEAGEEAGEEAGGVAGEVPSEVPGEVPNRVDNGLTANRGTLPPPNETGVGNSAQNLIQGNLFYDTDFLLIRNTCAGSRSRVFLKPLHVDRNLYKAVAKEKREATPGEVPPISRCAGDGYSGWGGAEEGIPGRPPVGEEGEEEGAAHGDALHNAGEAVLRDDANQGDYSASPPPHNCVFYNVGFLDLQVDMTNPSFKKYITEKRNYVRSWLIKLIQKYKIKDTKKIKELLKVKLSSFINEKDMNAVVKSLDFSALLSNNYLNEEQNKNIFKLKNVCTIECTYHYLQLLKYEGINFNKMTQEENKLDKLICILKIERQRAKHNIENMKKKMKMTYKRYCYKKEAKTISFQLKKKQIQIRVIKNYSYVGSHFYDRHMLNYLLYIKYLISCSPWNILKDFSCAPSQVSKQGDDGVAGAEGGGGGGGGEGEGGRRRRGGRVVGGSVVGGSVVGGSVVGGRVEGGRVEGGRRRQRRRRKRLEMKMKKKEKNKNKMKAKMKAIMKTKMKAKMEAKMEAKMKRKRRRGRKRDRPLEDHPFTSDEQEEEEEEEEEEEEEEEEGEGEEEREEEAEEEGEEGEDEPTREEDVSSEGDPYGDQTRGKKKTQSSRREDQSEDSTVEGAHREVDDDDDDEGQQPQKRTRRRRRGAGRRRAPDEDSNNDDQETEKETNDNKRADSGANKKKTRKNYSYAAYLFNHVVCNEALSQIEEKSDEKGGPQQTNDPRRNDKSASSNWRGKAKLYTRNGSVHRREMFRMDRQDGRRMDRQDGRRMDRQDGRRMDRPDGKRMDRPDGKRMDKRIEKKGTTHMYAGNSKGYVFHGKGKYNFSYFHTKKRLAVDRDEAVGRQRFGGGAQGAHRAGRYEEEAEGEEGHTGDDIEGEEGEEEEEGEEEEEGEEEEDGAGDEDDEAGEDDAGDEQDDKPHFAKRRRARREGHPPDGGGTNQLARRRKRLMPSKVPTTSEEMEKKNTRSDSTLSNTRIVEHLTSRDIAKTLLSIGFNMADLRRMSRSDQISKLKTCIRNGRVNSQNKIIYTCMVKKLIMEQFKYLHVPVHLKMNNNMLYLSERRGMTDRDHLGGSSFNGSPHGCRNNNPLVSDSKWLSQVENRYPNEDYTKLYIHSKRKRDEKNRIKLLRSFFQSPSSDAEEYASLFFSSSSSSDTTDSSSDSSSDESSPLVGEATPLGKTKQKDGSPHVGGKHKRGGRGWDDEQSDEEEEKKHLEVIREIQTKRDNLEDDKNNYKMVHCLKWTRVYVGRSDHNDGVSGHGSSQFQRFEQAKGGWDENHKGGEGTLNQAGNPLHTFPHPGKTKESLDSGRRGDKRDQAMLKHPVKEMENLLLDEKAKVERVHTLYIYGEKNINTFLRWKSFRSVVKKYFTLVHANYMNEHTMGEEGTMRDKVTQRDNAPGNRGPHLHGDDDVDGSLGKDNPFSNKVKKRRHRRRRRGMELEGEGGGMTTASIYAAPTFKNILRIFPTIGEELKTWHSGKKQTNKNDLKLEKKKKRRSKLMNESNNKGKERKKRKRGEFYVDANTSVGKRLGRKYVNTNYSVNIKMHKSMHTSVSMAASRRRGLYPLSIDQAAQVALQKRGKRRRRRTVTAAALNGKMQNSRRGFSSDVTNEEDQMGEETAGEVEGETDEWDEAEEAAAEEEAAAEEEAAAEEEAAAEEEAAAYDEAAEYAEMREINEARKRKQLRSQLTKSNSSLTLSLKDEGEDAHRTGKKRRRGREELEKGSDRRAERGDLTEQSKDQHEQHLTPSMTHTAEKGVRRSTSILSDGSANLAIGSNEKNGTESARKKMKKGNTYNNIKEVIERFNELLMSIMSSIAEVMNYKAFLNEVNESYAPMYYTIIKKPMYINKIIFRCKKRKYNSLNVFFDDVNLIVSNCKLYNTPTSVSAYLCVIVDNMLLDIVNKVRSDENLQNYNNILIEHFYKNKSLNNTWESLSMAGVGSQHSGGVGGLHSGGVGSHHSGGVGSQHSGGVGSHHGGGEANHHGGGEANHHSGGGLTVANNSVPPVHMDSNEMNSKDAPAGEGK
- a CDS encoding hypothetical protein (putative) is translated as MRKIPPLSRSLAHNLLRSVLKQRLQRKKYLFVSIQEFSHNNVMEKIACTGQAKTDTSTKELLEILQNDELPTVIMDKMGTFTRLKEKQNLLYERILFKPTSFSTLSHFMQMMKKGNLLTEFDMYFFEEDFHKMKLNRGQNKKELFIDIRGVDREKHSSLGMSTQHGSVKTSCTTTQLLKQYNVEPLYYYNIQRYEPNEDPSSFLIDKRRLTKEEYTYQYVSTILPYICFTLMLFFPHVLICLYIPHVKEKNEKHRKMCKLFQVKQHVHMYKDIRPEHLQNIIDNNMKTLVFFYNKDIFMNMHVKSLMIDLSKILKKNSVPVNVVGVDTAKHSIRYGVSTDFEEVLFPAIYFICPYHYDNDSGVFRIEGPLTLESICAQISHFVHVPRNAFGQMR